One window from the genome of Roseomonas haemaphysalidis encodes:
- the prmC gene encoding peptide chain release factor N(5)-glutamine methyltransferase, producing the protein MTACADPEGSVGGILCRAGQLLRAAAIDSPRLEARLLLGEAMGVDLAALLRDPRAPVPPGAATRFGAMLRRRLAHEPMGFILGRQGFWTLELEVSPDTLIPRADSEAVVEAALQGPAPVRVLDLGTGTGCLLLAVLSEHPGAFGVGVDLSPGAAALAARNAAATGLRDRCSFLAGSWAAALAGGFDLVLSNPPYIETAAIPGLMPEVAVHEPARALDGGPDGLDAYRLIVADLPRLLLPRGRAVLELGQGQGPAVAGLARAAGLVVLGTHADLGGVERALVLQQG; encoded by the coding sequence TTGACGGCCTGCGCCGACCCGGAAGGCAGCGTCGGCGGCATCCTGTGCCGCGCCGGGCAGCTGCTGCGGGCGGCGGCGATCGACAGCCCCCGCCTGGAAGCGCGGTTGCTGCTGGGCGAGGCGATGGGGGTAGACCTTGCGGCACTGCTGCGCGACCCCCGCGCCCCGGTGCCGCCCGGGGCCGCCACCCGCTTCGGTGCCATGCTCCGGCGCCGGCTGGCGCATGAGCCGATGGGCTTCATCCTGGGCCGCCAGGGGTTCTGGACGCTGGAACTGGAAGTCTCGCCCGATACCCTGATCCCCCGCGCGGATTCGGAAGCGGTGGTGGAGGCTGCCCTTCAGGGGCCTGCGCCGGTGCGGGTGCTGGACCTCGGCACCGGCACGGGCTGCCTGCTGCTGGCGGTGCTGTCCGAGCACCCCGGCGCCTTCGGGGTGGGGGTGGACCTGTCGCCGGGCGCGGCGGCGCTGGCGGCGCGCAACGCGGCTGCCACCGGCCTGCGGGACCGTTGCAGTTTTCTGGCCGGGTCCTGGGCCGCTGCCCTGGCCGGTGGCTTTGATCTGGTGCTGTCCAACCCGCCTTATATCGAGACCGCCGCCATCCCTGGGCTGATGCCCGAGGTGGCGGTGCATGAGCCGGCCCGGGCCCTGGATGGCGGCCCGGACGGGCTGGATGCCTATCGCCTGATCGTGGCCGACCTGCCGCGCCTGCTGCTGCCCCGGGGCAGGGCGGTGCTGGAGCTGGGGCAGGGGCAGGGACCCGCGGTGGCGGGACTGGCGCGGGCCGCTGGCCTGGTCGTGCTCGGGACCCATGCCGATCTTGGCGGGGTGGAGCGCGCCCTGGTCCTGCAGCAGGGCTGA
- the prfA gene encoding peptide chain release factor 1 → MSGTSSGLDEKLDRLLYRADELRALLERAEGGQIGALARELSELDPVVEQVAALRAARQARDEAEAMMADPEMRELAEGEFYAQRDAVPVLERALQLMLLPKDAADEGNAILEIRPAAGGDEAGLFAAELFGAYQRYAAAQGWRFEVMDYDDSEVGGIKGATAEVQGRGVFAKLKYESGVHRVQRVPATETQGRIHTSTVTVAVLPEAEEVDVQINESDLRIDTYRASGAGGQHVNKTDSAVRITHIPTGTVVAMQEERSQHKNRAKAMKVLRSRIYDAQRMAADNARAGDRRSQVGTGDRSERIRTYNFPQGRVTDHRIGLTLHKIDKVMQGDLDDIIDALTAEDQASRLAAADL, encoded by the coding sequence ATGAGCGGCACTTCTTCCGGACTGGACGAAAAGCTCGACCGCCTGCTGTACCGGGCGGATGAGCTCCGCGCGCTGCTGGAGCGGGCCGAGGGTGGGCAGATCGGCGCCCTGGCGCGCGAGCTGTCGGAGCTAGACCCCGTGGTGGAGCAGGTGGCCGCGCTGCGCGCCGCCCGCCAGGCGCGCGACGAGGCCGAGGCGATGATGGCCGACCCTGAGATGCGCGAGCTGGCGGAGGGGGAGTTCTACGCCCAGCGCGACGCCGTGCCGGTGCTGGAACGCGCCCTGCAGCTGATGCTGCTGCCCAAGGACGCGGCCGACGAGGGCAACGCCATCCTGGAGATCCGCCCCGCCGCCGGTGGTGACGAGGCCGGGCTCTTCGCGGCTGAGCTGTTTGGTGCCTACCAGCGTTATGCCGCCGCCCAGGGCTGGCGTTTCGAGGTGATGGACTACGACGACAGCGAGGTTGGCGGCATCAAGGGCGCGACCGCCGAGGTGCAGGGCAGGGGCGTCTTCGCCAAGCTGAAGTACGAGAGCGGCGTGCACCGGGTGCAGCGCGTGCCGGCCACCGAGACGCAGGGCCGCATCCATACCTCGACCGTCACGGTGGCGGTGCTGCCGGAGGCCGAGGAGGTGGACGTGCAGATCAACGAGAGCGACCTGCGGATCGACACCTACCGCGCCAGCGGCGCCGGCGGCCAGCACGTCAACAAGACCGACAGCGCCGTGCGCATCACCCACATTCCCACCGGCACCGTGGTGGCGATGCAGGAGGAGCGCAGCCAGCACAAGAACCGCGCCAAGGCCATGAAGGTGCTGCGGAGCCGCATCTACGACGCGCAGCGCATGGCCGCCGACAATGCCCGCGCCGGCGACCGCCGCTCGCAGGTCGGCACCGGCGACCGGTCGGAGCGCATCCGCACCTACAACTTTCCCCAGGGGCGGGTGACGGACCACCGCATCGGCCTGACGCTGCACAAGATCGACAAGGTCATGCAGGGCGACCTGGACGACATCATCGATGCCTTGACCGCCGAGGACCAGGCCAGCCGCCTGGCCGCCGCCGACCTTTGA
- the hisS gene encoding histidine--tRNA ligase — protein sequence MQPVRGTRDLIGETFRRQHGVIEVARHVSNLYGMEEWATPIFEATSVFARSLGETSDVVSKEMYTFEDRGGDSLTLRPEGTAGVCRALVSNGLTQGNLPRKVFYAGPMFRYERPQKGRFRQFHQIGAEILGTAEPLADAEVIAMGWQIIQQLGIDDGVVLEINTLGDSMSRDAYRAALVAYFRQHAASLSADSQARLEKNPMRILDSKDEGDRRLVAAAPTIDAYLTPHAKEFFDKVLGYLEQFGVPYRRNPRIVRGLDYYSHTAFEFVTDRLGAQGTVMGGGRYEGLVQEMGGPPTPAVGWAAGVERLAELLPESPEATRPVAVIPVGLAEEPAALAMTQMLRQAGIPCEIAYKGNLKRRMERANRINAQAAIIIGEAEVAEGMYIVRNLTDGSQDRVDSAALLPALAAAGVEDAMLEQMIENIEAGFEGDDETA from the coding sequence GTGCAGCCCGTGCGCGGCACGCGCGACCTGATCGGCGAAACCTTCCGCCGCCAGCACGGGGTGATCGAGGTCGCCCGCCACGTTTCGAACCTCTACGGCATGGAGGAGTGGGCGACGCCGATCTTCGAGGCGACCAGCGTCTTCGCCCGCTCGCTCGGCGAGACCTCGGACGTCGTGTCCAAGGAGATGTACACCTTCGAGGACCGCGGCGGCGACAGCCTGACCCTGCGGCCCGAGGGCACGGCGGGCGTTTGCCGCGCGCTGGTGAGCAACGGCCTGACCCAGGGCAACCTGCCGCGCAAGGTATTCTATGCCGGCCCGATGTTCCGCTACGAGCGGCCGCAGAAGGGGCGTTTCCGCCAGTTCCACCAGATCGGCGCCGAAATCCTGGGCACCGCCGAGCCGCTGGCGGACGCCGAGGTGATCGCCATGGGCTGGCAGATCATCCAGCAGCTCGGCATCGACGACGGCGTGGTGCTGGAGATCAACACGCTCGGCGACAGCATGTCGCGCGATGCCTACCGCGCCGCGCTGGTCGCCTATTTCCGCCAGCACGCCGCCAGCCTGTCCGCCGACAGCCAGGCGCGGCTGGAAAAGAACCCCATGCGCATCCTCGACAGCAAGGATGAGGGCGACCGGCGGCTGGTGGCGGCGGCGCCGACCATCGATGCGTACCTGACGCCGCATGCGAAGGAATTCTTCGACAAGGTGCTGGGATACCTGGAGCAGTTCGGCGTGCCCTACCGCCGCAACCCGCGCATCGTGCGCGGCCTGGACTACTACAGCCACACCGCCTTTGAGTTCGTCACCGACCGTCTGGGCGCCCAGGGCACCGTGATGGGCGGCGGCCGCTACGAGGGGCTGGTGCAGGAGATGGGCGGCCCGCCGACCCCCGCCGTCGGCTGGGCCGCCGGCGTCGAGCGATTGGCCGAGCTGCTGCCGGAAAGCCCGGAGGCGACGCGCCCCGTGGCCGTCATCCCGGTCGGGCTGGCGGAGGAGCCGGCGGCCCTGGCCATGACCCAGATGCTGCGCCAGGCCGGCATCCCCTGCGAGATCGCCTACAAGGGCAACCTGAAGCGGCGCATGGAGCGGGCCAACAGGATCAACGCCCAGGCCGCCATCATCATCGGCGAGGCCGAGGTGGCGGAGGGCATGTACATCGTCCGCAACCTGACGGACGGCTCCCAGGACCGGGTGGACAGCGCGGCGCTGTTGCCGGCCCTGGCCGCCGCGGGCGTCGAGGACGCGATGCTGGAGCAGATGATCGAGAACATCGAGGCCGGCTTCGAGGGTGACGACGAGACGGCATGA
- the ispG gene encoding flavodoxin-dependent (E)-4-hydroxy-3-methylbut-2-enyl-diphosphate synthase yields MSYRPYQQIVRRKSRQIRVGNVLVGGDAPVSVQTMTNTPTEDAAATIAQIRRAEIAGVDIVRVSCPDEASTAALKEIVHEVNVPIVADIHFHYKRAIEAAQAGAACLRINPGNIGSPERVKEVIKAARDYGCSIRIGVNAGSLERHLLEKYGEPNPDALVESALWHADHLLQNGFDEFKISVKASDVFLAVAAYNQLAEACDHPLHVGITEAGTKRAGTVKSSIGMGSLLWAGVGDTIRVSLSAEPEEEVLVGWDILKSLGIRHRGVKIISCPSCARQGFNVIETVSVLEERLAHIRTPMSLSIIGCVVNGPGEALMTDIGVTGGGAGRHMVYHAGRTDHTVEGATMVDHIVELVEKKAAEIAAAAVIAKQAAE; encoded by the coding sequence TTGTCCTATCGTCCGTATCAGCAGATCGTCCGTCGCAAGTCCCGCCAGATCCGGGTTGGCAACGTGCTGGTGGGAGGCGACGCGCCCGTCAGCGTCCAGACCATGACCAACACGCCGACCGAGGATGCGGCGGCCACCATCGCCCAGATCCGCCGCGCCGAGATCGCGGGCGTGGATATCGTGCGCGTGTCCTGCCCGGACGAGGCCTCGACCGCCGCGCTGAAGGAGATCGTGCACGAGGTCAACGTGCCGATCGTGGCCGACATCCACTTCCATTATAAGCGTGCCATCGAGGCCGCCCAGGCCGGCGCCGCCTGCCTGCGCATCAACCCGGGCAACATCGGCTCGCCCGAGCGGGTGAAGGAAGTGATCAAGGCGGCGCGGGACTACGGCTGCTCCATCCGCATCGGCGTCAATGCCGGCAGCCTGGAGCGCCACCTGCTGGAGAAGTACGGCGAGCCCAACCCCGACGCGCTGGTGGAAAGCGCCCTGTGGCACGCCGACCACCTGCTGCAGAACGGGTTCGACGAGTTCAAGATCAGCGTCAAGGCCAGCGACGTGTTCCTGGCCGTGGCCGCCTACAACCAGCTGGCCGAGGCCTGCGACCACCCGCTGCATGTCGGCATCACGGAAGCCGGCACCAAGCGCGCCGGCACCGTGAAGTCCTCCATCGGCATGGGCAGCCTGCTCTGGGCCGGCGTGGGCGACACCATCCGGGTCTCGCTCTCCGCCGAGCCGGAGGAGGAGGTGCTGGTCGGCTGGGACATCCTGAAGTCGCTCGGCATCCGGCACCGGGGGGTGAAGATCATCTCCTGCCCCTCCTGCGCCCGCCAGGGCTTCAACGTGATCGAGACCGTCTCGGTGCTGGAGGAGCGGCTGGCGCATATCCGCACGCCGATGAGCCTGAGCATCATCGGCTGCGTGGTGAATGGCCCGGGCGAGGCGCTGATGACCGATATCGGCGTCACCGGCGGTGGCGCCGGGCGCCACATGGTTTATCACGCCGGGCGCACCGACCACACGGTCGAGGGCGCCACGATGGTCGACCACATCGTGGAACTGGTCGAGAAGAAGGCCGCCGAGATCGCGGCGGCCGCGGTGATCGCCAAGCAGGCGGCGGAGTGA